In Eublepharis macularius isolate TG4126 chromosome 4, MPM_Emac_v1.0, whole genome shotgun sequence, the following are encoded in one genomic region:
- the PIK3R5 gene encoding phosphoinositide 3-kinase regulatory subunit 5 codes for MQHTTCTEDRIHHALERCLHGLSKNTTSANTWTAGLCLNCWSLQELVSRDAGNYLILLEKILQKTQEVQEKCDYDLLTPLALLFSSAVLCTSHFPSNSDLLWRARKTYRGFLTWPVPYCDICRELLTFIDSEIKAPGISYQRLVRAEHGLSAKSSESSIVTVLLLNPSEVHGEFLSVAERLSAAEHSQHRLLVTLLEHIYQANFGAKCDLGRLHQILKLKPEEELMEIFASTTEAQELAAVCSDDPAAAREQLESALQEIAKAAGMSGILGDAQTHKLHLIPLPASRCYTYTWDQDNFDILNEVLDKECDYPKPTVLEDDEEEEIDGCFSQNGSLLSPLISISKESVYSVLSGDGSRDSQVSISAISKDANSELSLASTKSLKSFVSSLKDCMDSGYVEDSDESSLESMGRLDPKEEKASPRRRHRLTNRIYKLIKTKSQQFLGKELRDVSEVASLSLPLRRAESLCNPVAKHHIPMRSRRAQSLPQHVLSSALLQHRVPENVCVQRRPFLSCDEDAKISTLRVVVFGSDRISGKVARAYSNLKSQERSCPWLTRHFKLQFFYVPVKRSGPTSSSLTCPPPSPGYPQCRTAGSVDPGLAAMDSSTNNISQYIGMLDPWYERNVLGLMNLPTDVLCQQSIKPESELLEEAAEQLPILADMILYYCRFATYPVLLQVYQAELTFIGGETRTEIFIHSLEMGHSAATRAIKASGPGSKRLGIDGDREAIPLTLQIAYSKRTVSGRNHWNDMEKVCTSINLSKACNRQEELDSKTECLTLTATEVIKRQSSKSKKSFNQQISVSQIKVDKTQITGVNCSFAVCLDQDERKILQSVTRCEISACYKPKASELCFRGKPASLLPTEESSDFCSLLCLPIATFSGAQP; via the exons GTCCAAGAGAAATGCGACTATGACCTGCTCACTCCGCTGGCCCTGCTCTTCAGTTCAGCTGTCCTGTGT ACTTCACATTTCCCTTCCAATTCCGACCTGCTTTGGAGAGCCAGGAAAACCTATCGTGGTTTCCTTACTTGGCCTGTGCCATACTGTGATATTTGCCGGGAATTACTGACCTTTATCGACAGTGAAATCAAAGCTCCAG GGATTTCCTATCAAAGGCTGGTGAGGGCGGAGCATGGTTTGTCTGCAAAGAGCTCAGAGAGCTCTATTGT AACAGTCCTGTTACTGAACCCTTCTGAAGTTCATGGCGAGTTTCTGTCAGTTGCTGAAAGGCTTAGCGCCGCAGAGCACTCCCAGCACAGGCTACTGGTTACTCTCCTTGAGCACATCTACCAAGCTAACTTTGGGGCCAAGTGTGATTTGGGGAGACTCCATCAAATTCTGAAG CTAAAGCCTGAGGAAGAACTCATGGAGATATTTGCCAGCACCACGGAAGCCCAGGAGTTGGCGGCTGTGTGCAGTGATGACCCTGCCGCAGCCAGGGAGCAGCTGGAATCTGCTCTGCAGGAGATTGCAAAGGCTGCAGGGATGTCTGGAATCCTAG GAGATGCCCAGACACATAAGCTCCACCTTATTCCTCTCCCTGCCTCTCGCTGTTATACCTACACTTGGGATCAGGATAATTTTG ACATCTTGAATGAGGTGCTAGACAAGGAGTGTGACTACCCCAAGCCAACAGTTCTGGAAGATGATGAAGAAGAGGAAATTGATGGCTGTTTTTCCCAAAATGGTTCTTTGTTGTCTCCCCTGATATCAATCTCCAAAGAGTCTGTGTATTCAGTCTTGTCCGGGGATGGTTCACGGGACTCGCAAGTGTCTATCTCTGCTATTTCCAAGGATGCCAACTCTGAGCTCTCATTGGCCTCTACAAAGTCCTTGAAATCTTTTGTCTCCAGCTTGAAGGACTGCATGGACAGTGGTTATGTGGAGGACAGTGATGAGAGTTCTCTTGAATCCATGGGGCGTTTGGATCCAAAGGAGGAGAAGGCATCACCCAGGCGGAGACACCGGTTAACCAACAGGATATACAAGTTGATCAAGACCAAAAGCCAACAGTTCCTGGGCAAAGAGCTGAGAGACGTTTCTGAGGTGGCTTCATTGTCACTGCCACTTCGCCGAGCAGagagcctctgcaaccctgtggCCAAGCACCATATTCCTATGCGCTCCCGGAGGGCACAGTCACTGCCCCAACATGTACTGAGCTCAGCCCTTTTACAACACCGTGTCCCAGAAAATGTCTGTGTCCAACGTAGGCCCTTTCTGAGCTGCGATGAGGATGCTAAAATCTCAACGCTGCGTGTTGTTGTGTTTGGCTCTGACCGCATCTCAGGGAAAGTAGCTCGGGCTTATAGCAACCTTAA ATCTCAAGAAAGAAGCTGCCCATGGCTGACTCGGCACTTCAAACTGCAGTTTTTCTATGTCCCTGTAAAGAGGAGCGGACCTACCTCATCCTCACTGActtgccctcctccctctccaggaTACCCTCAGTGCCGCACTGCAGGATCTGTG GATCCTGGCTTGGCAGCAATGGACAGCAGCACAAACAATATCTCCCAATATATAGGAATGCTGGATCCATGGTACGAACGCAATGTTCTTGGGCTAATGAACCTCCCCACAGATGTCCTGTGCCAG CAGTCCATCAAGCCCGAGAGTGAACTCCTAGAGGAAGCAGCAGAACAGCTCCCCATCCTTGCAGACATGATACTTTACTACTGTCGCTTTGCCACCTACCCTGTGCTGCTACAGGTCTACCAGGCAGAG CTCACGTTCATTGGCGGAGAGACAAGGACTGAGATCTTTATCCACTCTCTAGAGATGGGTCACTCAGCAGCCACAAGGGCCATCAAGGCTTCAG GTCCAGGTAGCAAGCGGCTAGGCATTGATGGAGACCGAGAAGCAATCCCACTAACACTACAGATCGCCTACAGCAAG AGAACAGTCAGTGGAAGGAACCACTGGAACGACATGGAGAAAGTCTGCACGTCCATCAACCTCAGCAAGGCTTGTAACAGGCAAGAAGAGCTTG ATTCGAAAACAGAATGCTTGACACTCACTGCGACAGAAGTAATCAAGAGGCAAAGCTCCAAGTCCAAGAAGAGCTTCAATCAG CAAATCAGTGTGTCTCAGATAAAAGTGGACAAGACCCAGATCACGGGGGTCAACTGTTCCTTTGCTGTGTGCCTGGACCAGGATGAGCGGAAAATTCTGCAGAGTGTCACCAG GTGTGAAATCTCCGCATGCTACAAACCCAAGGCCAGTGAGCTGTGCTTTAGAGGAAAGCCCGCTTCTCTTCTTCCTACCGAAGAATCCTCTGATTTCTGCTCTCTTCTATGCTTGCCTATTGCCACTTTTAGTGGGGCGCAACCCTAG